A single window of Chitinophaga sp. XS-30 DNA harbors:
- a CDS encoding SDR family oxidoreductase, producing the protein MKKAFITGANKGIGLETARQLLQKGFYVYIGSRSFENGLQAVEKLKGEGLTNVEAIQLDVTDDNSVKNARTEIGKKTDRLDVLINNAAISGVKLDGNGNYIAQTWTAKEASIDTFKEVYATNVYGVVSVTQAFLDLLGNAAEPRIVMVSSTVGSLSLQSDPGWPAYEFGKFAVYGSSKSALNMYTVHLAYELRGTAFKVNMVDPGYTKTDFTNYNGGEVEEAGKRVAKYALIDEDGPTGKFFSEETNPETGEIPW; encoded by the coding sequence ATGAAAAAGGCATTCATTACAGGCGCTAACAAAGGCATAGGCTTGGAAACAGCCAGGCAGCTTTTACAAAAAGGATTTTACGTTTATATCGGAAGCCGAAGTTTTGAAAATGGGTTGCAAGCCGTTGAAAAACTGAAAGGCGAGGGCTTGACAAACGTAGAAGCTATTCAACTTGATGTAACTGATGATAATTCGGTGAAAAATGCCCGGACAGAAATCGGGAAAAAAACTGATCGTTTGGACGTTTTGATCAATAACGCCGCTATTAGCGGTGTGAAACTTGACGGGAACGGAAATTATATTGCACAAACCTGGACAGCGAAAGAAGCAAGTATTGACACATTCAAAGAAGTGTATGCAACCAATGTTTACGGTGTGGTAAGCGTTACGCAGGCTTTTCTGGATTTATTGGGAAACGCGGCCGAACCGAGAATTGTAATGGTAAGTTCGACAGTTGGCTCATTATCCCTTCAAAGCGACCCTGGTTGGCCCGCTTATGAATTTGGAAAGTTTGCGGTTTATGGATCTTCAAAATCGGCCCTGAATATGTACACGGTCCATTTGGCTTATGAGCTTCGGGGCACGGCGTTCAAAGTAAATATGGTTGATCCGGGTTATACAAAAACGGATTTTACCAACTATAATGGTGGTGAAGTTGAAGAAGCAGGAAAACGTGTTGCGAAATACGCGCTGATTGACGAAGACGGACCAACAGGCAAATTTTTCAGTGAAGAAACAAATCCTGAAACAGGCGAGATTCCCTGGTAA
- a CDS encoding TonB-dependent receptor produces MVRDSANDIDLQSATIAVYNEKDSTLLGYRLTNGLGEFHITGLPVGISLKVVASFIGYQSRSVTFKISPGGLSNLKPVYLQRSDRQLKEVTVLAHPPVRMNGDTLEFFSDAFSLYENAVVEDLLTKLPGVTVWGDGTITINGRKVNQVLVNGKPFFGGNTNVAIKNIPKDAVEKVQVYQQQGQSGITQDSLTNVNIQLKKHKSAGFFGKLAAGYGTRERYEADANMNIFSTRSELGIVAGLNNVNKIAGNVSDLIENSVYKSTGVSMDYQPDFSMQGTNRPLSGGVIFRHDFISNPNAYNNNRLTATYFLRDNTLLNLRETSTITLLGGDSIQLKDNNRHAKQSGTIQDLSIRYDKKKDFKSYFISTKINSRQDRNFYSEVQNNFLNDTSKLTSISNKEEEVDSNIRKFSLETGFNKSKPSLKPADIDLKYSLSIDSDRNSRSRVNDFFSLDDPAENRNFNRLYQRRGNDMSHQLWASFGDLLKWIPADRNFMPGLSLKIQNSLSIDTRNERNIVHDIHPQDGNLVLNRNLTNNISTLLLNEQPALLLVKHFSRSLPDRYSKDWVISLNLQTQYYHQRSRSDQAFQNITRSYQKGTPGIFLNYSNFQVGEFRDNFKLGFKLSSEYPTIEQLAGLVDSSDQYFIRQPNRALRETERKEIKFSFQHSSLRSRNSLGYEFDIRAGVLDNAFSDSILIDNLGRGTYFTTNMDGNSYLNANGKLTMALKLTDHQIQFAPSAGIELSKSPSYINNERNFSRNRTGRFGLMINYTLMDKLAVYLENGVTLYTSRQEGANGNLFRNSNQFNRLAVSTNVTRKLFLGSNITVNRSTTSSFSPFTFTLWNTNIAYRFMKSDNLEVKCSALDLLRQNRSIINYGNNIMLTRGTANVLQQYFIVTVSYFPRKFGKNGN; encoded by the coding sequence ATGGTAAGGGATTCTGCAAACGACATAGACCTGCAATCCGCTACGATTGCTGTTTACAACGAGAAAGACTCGACTTTGCTCGGTTACCGGTTGACTAATGGCCTGGGCGAATTCCATATCACGGGTTTGCCGGTGGGAATAAGCTTGAAAGTAGTAGCCAGTTTCATCGGCTATCAAAGCAGGTCTGTGACCTTCAAAATCAGTCCGGGTGGACTGAGTAACCTCAAACCGGTCTACCTTCAAAGGAGCGACAGGCAACTGAAAGAGGTGACGGTCCTTGCGCATCCTCCGGTGCGCATGAACGGCGATACACTTGAGTTCTTTTCGGATGCCTTTAGTTTATACGAGAATGCAGTTGTAGAGGATTTGTTGACCAAATTACCGGGTGTAACGGTATGGGGAGACGGTACGATCACGATCAATGGCAGAAAAGTCAACCAGGTGCTTGTCAACGGAAAACCTTTCTTTGGAGGGAATACCAACGTCGCGATCAAAAACATTCCTAAAGATGCGGTCGAGAAAGTACAGGTCTACCAGCAACAGGGTCAATCCGGGATCACCCAGGATTCCCTGACGAATGTTAACATACAACTTAAGAAGCATAAAAGCGCGGGCTTTTTCGGCAAGCTGGCTGCCGGATATGGAACGAGAGAAAGGTATGAAGCGGATGCAAACATGAATATTTTCTCAACCCGTTCGGAATTGGGGATCGTGGCGGGATTGAACAATGTGAATAAAATAGCTGGGAACGTGAGCGATCTCATCGAGAACAGCGTTTATAAAAGCACCGGCGTATCGATGGACTATCAGCCTGATTTCAGTATGCAGGGCACCAATCGTCCTCTATCGGGCGGTGTAATATTCAGGCATGATTTTATCTCCAATCCCAACGCCTACAATAATAACAGGTTAACCGCCACGTATTTCCTCAGGGATAATACCTTGCTGAATCTTCGGGAAACCAGCACCATTACTTTATTGGGTGGGGACAGCATACAGCTGAAGGATAATAACCGGCATGCGAAACAGTCCGGTACTATCCAGGATTTATCCATACGGTACGATAAGAAAAAAGACTTTAAATCGTATTTCATTTCCACAAAAATAAATTCCCGTCAGGACCGCAACTTCTACTCGGAAGTACAGAACAACTTCCTGAACGATACCTCGAAGCTGACCAGTATCAGTAATAAAGAAGAAGAGGTAGACAGCAATATCAGGAAATTTTCGCTGGAAACCGGATTTAACAAGTCCAAACCGTCCCTGAAGCCGGCGGACATTGATCTGAAATACTCACTAAGCATCGACAGTGACAGGAACAGCAGGTCAAGGGTAAACGATTTCTTTTCACTGGATGATCCCGCTGAAAATCGAAACTTCAATCGCCTGTATCAGCGCCGGGGCAATGATATGTCGCATCAATTATGGGCAAGCTTTGGGGATCTTCTGAAATGGATCCCCGCTGACCGGAATTTTATGCCCGGATTATCATTGAAAATTCAGAATTCGTTGAGTATAGATACCCGGAATGAAAGAAATATCGTGCATGATATCCATCCGCAGGACGGAAACCTGGTGTTAAACAGGAATCTGACGAATAATATCAGTACGCTCCTTCTCAATGAGCAACCGGCGTTGCTGCTGGTAAAGCATTTTTCCAGGAGTTTGCCGGACAGGTATTCAAAGGATTGGGTGATCAGCTTAAATCTGCAGACGCAATATTACCACCAGCGAAGCAGGTCCGATCAAGCCTTTCAGAATATCACCAGAAGTTACCAGAAGGGAACGCCGGGGATATTTCTAAACTATAGTAATTTCCAGGTCGGAGAGTTCAGGGATAATTTCAAACTTGGTTTCAAGCTGTCTTCTGAATACCCGACAATAGAGCAGTTAGCCGGATTGGTGGACAGTTCCGATCAGTATTTTATCCGGCAGCCGAACAGGGCCCTGCGGGAAACGGAAAGAAAGGAAATTAAATTCAGTTTTCAGCATAGTAGCCTGCGTTCCAGGAATAGCTTAGGCTACGAATTTGATATCCGCGCTGGTGTGCTGGATAATGCATTTTCAGACAGCATATTGATCGACAACCTAGGACGAGGCACCTATTTTACGACGAATATGGACGGGAATTCGTATCTGAACGCCAACGGAAAGCTGACAATGGCATTGAAGCTTACGGACCACCAGATCCAGTTTGCACCGAGCGCCGGAATAGAACTCTCGAAATCGCCCTCGTACATTAATAATGAAAGAAATTTTTCCAGGAATAGGACGGGAAGATTTGGCCTGATGATCAATTATACACTCATGGATAAACTGGCTGTTTACCTGGAGAACGGAGTAACGTTGTATACTTCAAGGCAGGAAGGCGCTAATGGGAATTTGTTCAGGAACAGTAACCAGTTCAACCGGCTGGCGGTAAGTACAAACGTTACCCGGAAGTTATTCCTTGGCAGTAATATAACGGTAAACCGGTCTACTACTTCCTCGTTTTCACCATTTACGTTCACCTTGTGGAACACCAATATTGCATACCGGTTCATGAAATCGGATAACCTGGAAGTAAAGTGTTCGGCATTAGACCTGTTGAGGCAAAACAGGAGCATCATCAATTATGGCAACAATATCATGCTGACACGGGGAACAGCGAATGTGCTTCAACAATATTTTATCGTTACGGTTTCCTACTTTCCGAGAAAATTTGGTAAAAACGGAAATTAG
- a CDS encoding ATP-binding protein yields MAETIIGRDAEKKMLKEMLSSKEAELIAILGRRRVGKTFLVRNYYQKYLVFECTGIHEARMSEQLFNFTRSLQQAMQSPIPPATPDSWVQAFTFLSDFLATRLKDQPAVVLFDEFPWIHTAKSGFLTAFGHWWNTWASRQPQLKVVICGSAASWMIENILHNKGGLHNRVSRTIQLLPFSLKESEDYLISRGVKLDHYQILQLYMAMGGIPQYLKQVDKGQSAQQVIDKLFFEKNGMLKTEFNVLYRSLFNNASHHEAIVRELAKKASGLSRAEVIKACGLTTGGTTTRLFEELEQSGFITQYIPFEKTSRDGIYKLSDEYSLFYLKFIDRARAAGAGTWHKIAEGQSYNSWSGYAFEAICQKHIQQIKKALGIAAVYTEASGWRYMPKKGETGAQIDLLLDRADHSINVCEMKFAHGEFVIDKKYANELDSKVKVFQAQTRTRKTIFPTMITTYGTKQNIYYTGRIVSEVKMEDLFR; encoded by the coding sequence ATGGCAGAAACAATCATCGGACGGGATGCCGAAAAGAAAATGCTGAAAGAGATGCTCAGCTCCAAAGAGGCGGAGCTGATTGCTATACTGGGGCGCCGCCGTGTGGGAAAGACTTTCCTGGTCCGCAATTATTACCAAAAATACCTTGTGTTTGAATGTACCGGCATTCATGAGGCAAGAATGTCCGAACAGCTGTTCAATTTTACCAGGTCATTGCAGCAGGCTATGCAATCACCGATCCCGCCTGCTACCCCGGACAGCTGGGTACAGGCATTTACCTTTCTCAGCGACTTTCTTGCCACCAGACTGAAAGATCAGCCTGCCGTTGTGTTGTTTGACGAATTCCCCTGGATACATACTGCCAAATCGGGATTCCTGACCGCCTTCGGTCATTGGTGGAACACCTGGGCCTCCCGCCAGCCTCAACTGAAAGTAGTGATCTGCGGTTCGGCTGCGTCATGGATGATCGAAAATATTCTCCATAATAAAGGTGGCCTGCATAACCGGGTGAGCAGGACTATCCAGCTATTGCCCTTTAGCCTGAAAGAGTCTGAAGATTACCTGATCAGCCGGGGGGTGAAATTGGATCACTATCAAATTTTACAGCTCTATATGGCCATGGGCGGTATCCCCCAATATTTAAAACAGGTAGATAAAGGGCAGAGTGCTCAACAGGTGATCGATAAGCTCTTCTTTGAAAAGAACGGGATGCTAAAGACGGAATTCAATGTGCTCTACCGCTCCCTGTTCAACAATGCCAGTCACCACGAGGCCATCGTCCGGGAACTTGCAAAAAAAGCGAGTGGCCTTAGCCGCGCCGAAGTTATCAAAGCCTGCGGGCTCACCACTGGCGGTACAACCACCCGCTTGTTTGAAGAGCTGGAGCAGTCCGGTTTCATCACGCAATACATTCCCTTTGAAAAAACTTCCCGGGATGGCATCTATAAACTATCGGACGAATATTCCCTGTTCTACCTGAAGTTCATCGATCGTGCCCGCGCTGCAGGGGCCGGCACCTGGCATAAAATTGCGGAAGGCCAGTCCTATAATAGCTGGAGCGGTTATGCCTTTGAAGCCATCTGTCAAAAACACATACAACAGATCAAGAAGGCGCTTGGCATCGCAGCTGTGTACACGGAAGCGTCAGGCTGGCGATATATGCCTAAAAAAGGAGAAACGGGCGCACAGATCGATCTGTTGCTGGACCGGGCCGATCACAGCATCAATGTATGTGAAATGAAATTTGCACATGGAGAATTTGTCATTGACAAAAAATATGCGAATGAACTGGACAGCAAAGTGAAGGTTTTCCAGGCACAAACCAGAACGAGGAAAACGATCTTCCCAACGATGATCACCACCTATGGAACGAAACAGAATATTTATTATACCGGACGCATCGTGTCTGAAGTAAAAATGGAGGACCTGTTCAGATGA
- a CDS encoding Crp/Fnr family transcriptional regulator, whose protein sequence is MSEEESLIFGRFWTEKTLAKGDFLLRNGEVCKYDNYVVTGTLKAFYIDPENGKEEILYFAIDDWWATDIDSFSRQKPSIYDIQAIEQTTVLQINYHAFQQMLNEIPALERYFRIILEGYAGTLQRRLIWNNIHDAEYRYFDFLARYPGIARKVPQYLIASYLGISAEFLSRIRKKHK, encoded by the coding sequence ATGAGCGAAGAAGAATCCCTGATCTTCGGGCGCTTCTGGACAGAGAAGACTTTGGCCAAGGGGGATTTTCTGTTAAGGAATGGTGAGGTCTGCAAGTATGACAATTATGTTGTAACCGGCACCTTAAAGGCATTCTACATTGATCCGGAGAATGGCAAGGAGGAAATCCTCTATTTTGCCATCGATGACTGGTGGGCTACCGATATTGACAGTTTTTCCAGGCAAAAACCTTCGATATATGACATACAGGCTATTGAACAAACCACAGTCCTGCAAATCAATTATCACGCCTTTCAGCAAATGTTAAACGAGATACCTGCTTTGGAAAGGTACTTTCGCATAATACTGGAAGGTTACGCGGGAACCTTGCAACGAAGACTTATCTGGAACAACATACATGATGCGGAATACCGGTACTTCGACTTCCTGGCGCGTTATCCCGGTATTGCCAGGAAAGTACCCCAATACCTGATCGCGTCCTATTTGGGTATTTCTGCCGAATTTCTCAGCCGTATCCGAAAAAAACATAAGTAA
- a CDS encoding FMN-dependent NADH-azoreductase — MKKVLIINASVRDKRSHSRALTQFFAENWKSRYPEDTFTYREVGTESIPHIDKAWITSAFVKPSERTEANQSPLLLSDQLVKELKDHDIYVIGSPMYNWSIPSGLKAYIDQIMRINETWKFRSGVPDGDYVGLLENKKMFILSSRGDTGYDENGKNAHMNFQTTYLRFIFGIMGVKDITVFSQDNEEFGGEIFERSKQKVRDSISLIE; from the coding sequence ATGAAAAAAGTATTGATCATTAACGCAAGTGTCAGGGATAAAAGATCCCACAGCAGAGCACTGACGCAGTTCTTTGCAGAAAACTGGAAGTCCAGATACCCGGAGGATACATTTACTTACCGGGAGGTAGGAACGGAAAGCATTCCGCATATCGACAAGGCATGGATCACAAGTGCATTCGTCAAGCCGTCTGAACGAACGGAAGCAAACCAGTCCCCGCTTCTGTTGAGCGATCAGCTGGTAAAAGAGCTTAAAGATCACGATATCTATGTCATCGGTTCACCCATGTACAACTGGTCTATTCCGAGCGGTCTGAAAGCCTACATCGATCAGATCATGCGCATCAATGAAACATGGAAATTCAGGTCCGGCGTACCCGATGGCGACTATGTAGGCCTGCTTGAGAACAAAAAGATGTTCATACTTTCCAGCAGGGGCGATACGGGTTACGATGAAAACGGGAAAAATGCGCACATGAACTTTCAAACAACGTACCTGCGTTTTATTTTTGGTATTATGGGTGTTAAGGACATCACTGTTTTTTCCCAGGATAACGAAGAGTTCGGCGGCGAGATATTTGAACGTTCAAAACAAAAGGTCCGGGACTCCATAAGCCTGATCGAATAA
- a CDS encoding 6-bladed beta-propeller → MNLFAQRDAREIRIDPDRPMGSAVGRIFGVVRYISLETTKESTLGRVDKLYVTDSLFIILDYATNNVFLFRKDGKFHAKINGGPKPEYGGIKFLNIDRQRKTIMFKDARNGIKMYDFDGNLLPDLKKDRNFEYFHTLRDSVTLYYSLNYDYRKDKKDSLDYELKFYRGDSLSGRAFSYRNYNKTIRNDDLITGSEGVFFETGNDSTVHFIRTYRYQVYTVSRDSVSDVYRFVFPRERSLPQDFLSNPAYYGNRAKYVLSTGAKAIFSILYFYKVKNLAFFRLQTVDKPRKQSYSFVYNLDTQMLYAVDHIAPDPSNFYLPIGTSNGFPTANFVTHGFLTTDGNAIYAAASSQEMFAAKDMAAEKNLTYSDDLREYFERNTIKSNPVIIQMIPK, encoded by the coding sequence ATGAATCTATTCGCGCAGAGAGATGCGAGGGAGATCCGGATAGACCCGGATCGGCCAATGGGTAGTGCTGTGGGCAGGATTTTCGGTGTTGTCAGGTACATATCCCTGGAAACAACCAAAGAAAGTACACTGGGCCGTGTTGACAAACTGTATGTGACCGACTCGCTTTTTATTATTCTTGACTATGCTACCAACAATGTCTTTTTATTCAGGAAGGATGGCAAGTTCCATGCGAAGATAAATGGAGGTCCCAAACCGGAATATGGAGGGATAAAATTCTTGAATATAGACAGGCAGCGGAAAACTATCATGTTCAAAGATGCAAGGAATGGAATTAAAATGTATGATTTTGACGGCAATCTCCTGCCGGACTTGAAGAAAGACAGGAATTTTGAGTATTTCCATACCTTGAGAGATAGCGTGACCCTTTATTATAGCCTGAATTATGATTACAGGAAAGACAAAAAGGACTCCCTGGATTATGAGTTGAAGTTCTACCGGGGAGACAGTTTGTCCGGCCGCGCGTTTTCATACAGGAATTACAATAAAACAATCAGAAATGATGACCTGATCACGGGATCTGAGGGTGTTTTCTTTGAAACGGGAAATGATAGTACAGTGCATTTTATACGCACCTACCGCTACCAGGTTTATACCGTGTCGCGGGATTCTGTTTCGGATGTATACCGTTTTGTTTTCCCCCGTGAGCGGTCTTTGCCCCAGGACTTCCTGAGCAATCCGGCATATTATGGTAATCGGGCCAAGTATGTTCTGTCAACAGGGGCGAAAGCCATATTCTCGATATTGTATTTTTATAAGGTGAAAAACCTGGCCTTTTTCAGGCTGCAGACAGTGGATAAACCGAGGAAACAATCTTATTCCTTTGTATACAACCTGGATACTCAAATGCTTTATGCGGTGGACCACATCGCGCCCGATCCATCAAATTTTTATCTTCCCATAGGCACGTCCAATGGGTTTCCCACTGCGAATTTTGTAACGCATGGTTTCCTGACCACAGATGGGAACGCCATATATGCAGCTGCTTCATCACAGGAGATGTTTGCCGCGAAAGACATGGCCGCAGAAAAGAACTTGACCTATAGCGATGACCTGAGGGAATATTTTGAGCGGAATACCATAAAGAGTAACCCGGTTATTATCCAGATGATCCCTAAGTAA
- a CDS encoding 6-bladed beta-propeller, protein MRYKPGSRLLLAVSIFLIGCNLQKPEVIFSTDRLIPIKIDSIASARNISEFATGVAYIPLQTSNGCRIGKIRKVDFVQDRFVILASNANTKEVLVFDTLGRFSYKIDRLGTSTFRNNDLVDFEADHLSGEIYVYFNEKGYIGKYDVRNGKLLDGMDAPRFFYHFSVLPDHLLFFRDGSVRYNDEYGDSRIYEFDKHKRMQKKWLGYPINPKVNTGDIYYAKNKHNASLLISRFACDTIFQYKNSRIEALYSIDPPLQYPYDLRLAKDQSELRTMMYSDRSRYFADRIFDTKDKLYFLYKSGRSIGLNVFYKEDKRSVFIEQFNNDFSEILIPVPVYINDHNFISVVYPHLLKQQVSFVAQPDTRYDSLKSLAARVSYNDNPVLCLVTLKN, encoded by the coding sequence ATGAGATACAAACCAGGAAGTAGGTTGTTGCTTGCAGTTTCGATATTCCTTATTGGCTGTAATCTTCAAAAACCTGAAGTAATATTTTCAACAGATCGGCTGATACCCATTAAAATTGACAGCATTGCCTCAGCAAGGAATATATCGGAATTTGCGACCGGCGTTGCATATATACCATTGCAAACTTCGAACGGATGCAGGATAGGTAAGATCAGAAAGGTGGACTTTGTGCAGGACAGGTTCGTTATCCTCGCTTCCAATGCCAACACAAAAGAAGTGCTCGTATTCGACACGCTTGGGCGTTTTTCATATAAGATAGACAGGTTAGGTACTTCAACATTTAGAAATAATGATCTGGTGGATTTTGAAGCGGATCACCTGTCGGGTGAAATATATGTATATTTTAATGAGAAGGGTTATATCGGAAAGTATGACGTTCGCAACGGGAAGCTGCTGGACGGGATGGATGCACCGCGATTTTTCTATCATTTTTCCGTTCTTCCTGATCACCTCCTTTTTTTCAGGGACGGTTCGGTACGCTATAATGACGAGTACGGAGATTCCAGGATCTATGAGTTTGACAAACACAAGCGGATGCAGAAAAAGTGGCTTGGCTATCCTATAAACCCCAAGGTCAATACGGGAGATATCTATTACGCCAAAAATAAACACAATGCATCCCTGCTGATCTCCAGATTTGCCTGTGATACAATATTCCAATATAAGAATTCCAGGATCGAAGCACTTTACAGCATCGATCCTCCTTTACAATATCCCTATGACCTGCGTCTTGCTAAAGATCAAAGTGAGCTGAGGACAATGATGTATAGCGACCGCTCCAGATATTTTGCGGACAGGATTTTTGATACGAAGGATAAACTGTATTTCCTGTACAAAAGTGGAAGATCTATCGGGTTGAATGTTTTTTACAAAGAAGATAAGCGAAGTGTTTTTATAGAACAATTCAATAACGATTTTAGCGAGATCCTCATTCCTGTTCCGGTCTATATCAATGATCACAATTTTATCAGTGTCGTATACCCGCATTTATTGAAGCAGCAGGTCAGTTTTGTTGCTCAGCCAGACACGCGTTATGATAGTTTGAAAAGCCTGGCTGCCCGTGTGTCTTACAACGATAATCCTGTTCTATGCCTGGTTACATTGAAAAACTGA
- a CDS encoding Crp/Fnr family transcriptional regulator, translating into MEELIEYILQFGNLNKQQIDLIKQKATETYLRKGEYFSEAGKIPRQVGFVLEGIFRFCYYNNKGEEITDYLIDEKHFVTDYLNFDANMAASEYVQAVTDCKLLVFSKQDWIEIDNTIIGWDKIVTKIVQKCLMQKIESRSPLVSEDATTRYLSFIQKFPALANRVPLSYIASYLGITQQSLSRIRKNIR; encoded by the coding sequence ATGGAAGAATTGATTGAATATATTTTGCAATTTGGCAACCTGAACAAACAGCAAATAGACCTGATCAAGCAGAAAGCAACGGAAACATACCTTCGTAAAGGCGAATATTTTTCAGAAGCCGGTAAAATTCCACGGCAAGTGGGTTTTGTGCTTGAAGGCATCTTTCGTTTTTGCTATTACAACAATAAAGGCGAGGAAATTACGGATTATCTTATTGACGAAAAACATTTCGTTACAGACTACCTGAATTTTGATGCTAATATGGCGGCTTCGGAATACGTACAGGCAGTCACAGACTGCAAATTGCTGGTATTTTCAAAACAGGATTGGATCGAAATTGATAACACCATCATTGGCTGGGATAAAATTGTGACCAAAATAGTGCAAAAATGTTTGATGCAAAAAATAGAAAGTAGAAGTCCGTTGGTTTCAGAAGACGCTACAACACGTTATTTGTCGTTCATCCAGAAATTTCCGGCACTCGCAAATCGTGTCCCACTTTCTTATATCGCTTCATACCTGGGAATTACGCAACAATCATTAAGCAGAATCAGGAAAAATATTCGCTGA
- a CDS encoding GNAT family N-acetyltransferase gives MKIKPLTGTGTTTILTTFNEAFSDYVVPLKLTEEQLGSKFRRENINLELSVGAYDRDQLAGFILHGLETRQNGTAAYNAATGVIPSHRGQRLTRRLYEAILPALRAKGMKAISLEVITTNIPALKTYKETGFQISRRLLCYKGKLELGETRGSGNVHILEHIDWDLLKLFGDWEPTWQHAVPAIGRMGAQMITIGYITAGQVVGYACYDPVAHRVSQVAVKPDCRRQGIATALFAYLSSRYGADMSVINVDAAAVETQAFIHKTGLREFIQQFEMVLQLD, from the coding sequence ATGAAGATAAAACCGCTAACGGGAACCGGTACAACAACGATCCTGACTACCTTCAACGAGGCTTTTTCCGATTATGTGGTGCCGCTGAAGCTGACGGAAGAACAACTTGGCAGCAAGTTCAGGAGGGAAAATATCAACCTGGAATTGTCTGTCGGCGCTTATGACCGGGATCAACTCGCGGGCTTCATCCTGCATGGCCTGGAAACCCGGCAAAACGGGACTGCCGCCTATAACGCGGCTACCGGTGTCATTCCGTCACACAGAGGGCAACGGTTAACACGCCGGCTTTACGAGGCTATACTCCCCGCGCTGCGGGCAAAGGGGATGAAAGCGATTTCTCTTGAGGTCATCACCACCAACATACCGGCATTGAAAACCTATAAAGAAACGGGGTTTCAGATTTCCCGGCGCCTGCTGTGTTATAAGGGTAAGCTGGAATTGGGCGAAACCCGGGGCAGCGGGAACGTCCACATACTTGAACACATTGATTGGGATCTGTTGAAGCTGTTTGGGGATTGGGAACCCACCTGGCAGCATGCTGTTCCGGCTATCGGGCGGATGGGAGCGCAAATGATCACCATCGGCTACATCACCGCGGGACAGGTTGTTGGATATGCCTGCTACGACCCGGTTGCTCACCGCGTTTCCCAGGTTGCCGTAAAACCTGATTGCAGGCGCCAGGGGATAGCCACTGCTTTGTTCGCTTATCTGTCCTCCCGTTATGGGGCCGATATGTCTGTCATTAATGTGGATGCAGCCGCTGTTGAAACGCAGGCATTTATCCACAAAACCGGCCTGCGGGAATTTATACAGCAGTTTGAGATGGTCCTGCAACTGGATTAA